A genomic window from Rhodococcus sp. KBS0724 includes:
- a CDS encoding glycine betaine ABC transporter substrate-binding protein, whose translation MATARARYSTVVAAVLVLPVLTGCTNSDSVIGNDAAGTAEQVVVASGESVEGSVLAEVYATVLASSGVPSRVEELTGGRADALAALDAARVTLVPEFTGSLLTYYEPQNPARTADDVFEALSRSLPEGLSVTDYATAEDRAVVALGRDSAQARTLEAFAPRCAATVAVVSPRFAEDGALEQLTEGADCTFARVEQSAVDISDTAAAQPTAFGTTTAFGTTTLSPLAQSAAVTVLADPDHILAAQNVVPLFRTGALSDPAVKALSVVAGELSTTDLAAMIDQVRRGQATPSAVARSWWDTRQ comes from the coding sequence GTGGCAACAGCGCGCGCGAGGTATTCGACAGTTGTTGCAGCAGTGCTGGTCCTGCCCGTTCTGACCGGATGCACCAACAGTGATTCCGTGATAGGCAACGACGCCGCCGGCACAGCGGAACAGGTGGTCGTGGCGTCGGGGGAGTCGGTGGAGGGTTCGGTTCTGGCCGAAGTGTATGCAACCGTGCTGGCGTCGTCAGGGGTGCCCAGTCGGGTCGAGGAACTCACCGGCGGACGGGCGGACGCACTTGCTGCGCTCGACGCCGCGCGTGTGACGTTGGTACCGGAGTTCACCGGTTCCCTTCTCACCTACTACGAACCGCAGAATCCCGCGCGCACCGCCGACGACGTCTTCGAAGCGCTGAGTCGTTCTCTGCCCGAGGGTCTTTCGGTTACGGACTACGCAACCGCAGAAGACCGGGCCGTCGTGGCATTGGGACGTGATTCCGCACAGGCGCGCACCCTCGAGGCATTTGCACCCCGGTGCGCCGCGACTGTTGCCGTCGTATCACCACGATTTGCAGAAGACGGTGCACTGGAACAATTGACGGAAGGCGCCGACTGCACTTTTGCGCGCGTCGAACAATCAGCAGTAGACATCTCGGACACTGCCGCGGCACAGCCCACTGCCTTTGGAACTACGACTGCCTTCGGAACTACGACGCTCTCACCCCTGGCTCAGTCCGCGGCTGTCACCGTGTTGGCCGATCCGGATCACATCCTTGCTGCGCAGAACGTCGTCCCACTGTTTCGCACCGGTGCACTCAGTGATCCCGCAGTCAAAGCGCTCAGTGTTGTTGCGGGTGAACTGTCCACGACGGACCTGGCCGCGATGATCGACCAGGTCCGGCGTGGGCAGGCAACACCGTCAGCGGTTGCGCGATCCTGGTGGGACACACGTCAATGA
- a CDS encoding NAD(P)/FAD-dependent oxidoreductase gives MSLPVTDTSASAADTRYVNTLIIGSGFAGLGAAIKLAQAGITDYVVVERGNDVGGTWRDNSYPGAACDVPSHLYSYSFALNPEWTRSFSTQPEIYKYIQSVANRHKVLDKHIFGCDVLSAHWDNSRAHWKVSTTKGEFVAKIVVSAVGALCEPALPDIKGIDGFKGEIFHSSRWNHDADLTGKRVAVIGTGASAIQIVPAIGKKVSQLDVYQRTAPWILPRADREYTKIEHLAFKYLPGFQKLCRTGIYWMRETQVVGLAKAPIFMKPLQFAAERHLKAQIKDKALRKKVTPNFQIGCKRMLISNNYFPTLAQDNVDLVTEGIEEVTATAVVSKTGTTREIDAIVVATGFHVTDSPTFAGIFGKDGRSLAEVFDETGMQGYKGAAVANFPNMFFLVGPNTGLGHSSMVFMIESQLNYLVDAIATIDKYDIGTIEVRSDMQEKYNKDLQAAMSKSVWNNGGCASWYMDKHGNNTTLWPGFTFQFRNATKHFDLAAYRSVATSDLGAVGTATTSQIDLDDEKAVAQ, from the coding sequence ATGAGTCTCCCAGTTACAGATACTTCAGCATCTGCCGCGGATACGCGCTACGTGAACACGCTGATCATCGGCAGCGGTTTTGCCGGTCTCGGCGCTGCAATCAAACTGGCGCAGGCCGGGATCACCGACTACGTAGTTGTCGAGCGAGGCAACGACGTCGGCGGAACCTGGCGTGACAACAGCTACCCCGGCGCCGCGTGCGACGTGCCGTCGCATTTGTACTCGTACTCGTTTGCACTCAACCCCGAGTGGACGCGCTCCTTCTCCACCCAGCCCGAGATCTACAAGTACATCCAATCGGTGGCAAACCGCCACAAGGTACTGGACAAGCACATCTTCGGCTGCGACGTCCTCTCCGCCCACTGGGACAACAGCCGCGCTCATTGGAAGGTCTCCACCACCAAGGGCGAGTTCGTTGCCAAGATCGTCGTGTCGGCAGTGGGCGCTCTGTGCGAGCCTGCGCTCCCCGACATCAAGGGCATCGACGGTTTCAAGGGCGAAATCTTCCACTCCTCGCGCTGGAACCACGACGCCGACCTGACCGGCAAGCGCGTCGCCGTCATCGGCACCGGGGCGTCGGCCATTCAGATCGTCCCCGCCATCGGCAAGAAGGTGTCACAGCTGGACGTGTACCAGCGCACCGCGCCGTGGATCCTGCCCCGCGCAGATCGCGAATACACCAAAATCGAGCACCTCGCGTTCAAGTACCTCCCCGGTTTCCAGAAGCTGTGCCGCACCGGTATCTACTGGATGCGTGAGACCCAGGTTGTCGGCCTCGCCAAGGCGCCGATCTTCATGAAGCCCCTACAGTTTGCCGCCGAGCGGCACCTCAAGGCTCAGATCAAGGACAAGGCGCTTCGCAAGAAGGTCACACCCAACTTCCAGATCGGCTGCAAGCGCATGCTGATCTCCAACAACTACTTCCCCACCCTCGCTCAGGACAACGTCGATCTGGTGACCGAAGGTATCGAGGAAGTCACCGCCACCGCCGTCGTGTCGAAGACCGGGACCACGCGTGAGATCGACGCGATAGTTGTCGCCACCGGATTCCATGTCACCGACTCCCCCACCTTCGCAGGCATTTTCGGCAAGGACGGACGCTCGCTCGCCGAGGTCTTCGACGAGACCGGCATGCAGGGCTACAAGGGTGCGGCCGTTGCCAACTTCCCCAATATGTTCTTTCTCGTCGGCCCCAACACTGGCCTCGGTCACTCGTCCATGGTGTTCATGATCGAATCTCAGCTCAACTATCTGGTCGACGCGATCGCCACCATCGACAAGTACGACATCGGCACCATCGAGGTTCGCAGCGACATGCAGGAGAAGTACAACAAGGACCTGCAGGCAGCGATGTCCAAGAGCGTCTGGAACAACGGCGGCTGCGCCAGCTGGTACATGGACAAACACGGCAACAACACCACCCTGTGGCCGGGCTTCACCTTCCAGTTCCGCAATGCCACCAAGCATTTCGACCTCGCGGCCTACCGCAGCGTCGCCACGTCGGATCTCGGCGCAGTCGGCACCGCGACCACTTCACAGATCGACCTCGACGATGAGAAGGCAGTAGCACAATGA
- a CDS encoding TetR/AcrR family transcriptional regulator gives MDGAKRTRLSPDERRAQLIDLGARMLAERPLEQISVEDIADQAGVSRGLLFHYFASKSEFHLAIVRHTSQQMLARTEPDETDDPIATLRSVLVSYVDYVTDNRTTYVSLLRGTASGDPQMREVFEQTRDIMAARTLDQLPTIGLPRTPQVELAVRGWIAFVEEATISWLRAPAITREELIELTVHALPALASAAAGLTVTPELLR, from the coding sequence ATGGACGGAGCCAAGCGCACGCGACTGAGCCCGGACGAACGCCGTGCTCAACTGATCGACCTCGGCGCTCGCATGCTCGCCGAACGGCCACTCGAACAGATCTCGGTCGAAGACATTGCCGATCAAGCCGGTGTCTCCCGGGGCTTGCTGTTCCACTACTTCGCGTCGAAAAGCGAGTTTCACCTGGCGATCGTGCGGCACACCAGCCAACAGATGCTCGCCCGAACCGAACCTGACGAAACCGACGATCCGATCGCGACATTACGGTCGGTTCTTGTATCGTACGTCGACTACGTCACCGACAACCGCACGACATATGTCTCCTTGTTGCGTGGGACGGCCAGCGGGGATCCCCAAATGCGCGAGGTGTTCGAACAGACCCGCGACATCATGGCGGCACGAACTCTGGATCAACTACCCACAATCGGATTGCCGAGAACACCGCAGGTGGAGTTGGCCGTCCGTGGCTGGATCGCGTTTGTCGAGGAAGCGACAATCAGCTGGCTTCGAGCCCCGGCCATCACCCGCGAAGAACTCATCGAACTTACCGTCCACGCTCTACCTGCCCTCGCATCGGCGGCCGCCGGGCTGACCGTCACGCCGGAACTGCTGCGATAG
- a CDS encoding SDR family oxidoreductase translates to MSDFAGKVVVITGAGSGIGRALALNLAGQGAKLAISDVDTVGLAETTRLAEALGAQVKSDHLDVTQREAVLEYADAVAAHFGKINQIYNNAGIAYHGSFEKSEFKDFERVMDVDFWGVVNGTKAFLPHVIASGDGHIINISSLFGLLSMPGQSAYNSAKFAVRGFTESLRQEMLIAKNPVKVTCVHPGGIKTAIARNATAGPGEDLASFSEFFDRKLARTTPEDAAKTIVNGVRKGRPRVLIGMDAIALDAWVRLVGSGYQRVVATIAGRVMPK, encoded by the coding sequence ATGAGTGATTTTGCAGGCAAGGTCGTTGTCATCACCGGAGCGGGATCGGGCATCGGCCGCGCACTCGCACTGAACCTCGCCGGGCAGGGCGCGAAGTTGGCGATCTCCGACGTCGACACCGTCGGCCTCGCCGAGACCACCCGCCTCGCGGAAGCTCTTGGTGCCCAGGTGAAGTCGGACCATCTTGATGTCACGCAGCGCGAAGCGGTTCTCGAGTACGCCGACGCGGTAGCCGCTCACTTCGGCAAGATCAACCAGATCTACAACAATGCGGGTATCGCGTACCACGGCAGTTTCGAGAAGTCCGAATTCAAAGACTTCGAACGTGTCATGGATGTCGATTTCTGGGGTGTTGTCAACGGCACCAAGGCATTCCTGCCGCACGTCATCGCATCCGGCGACGGTCACATCATCAACATCTCGAGTCTGTTCGGGTTGCTGTCGATGCCCGGTCAGAGTGCATACAACTCGGCGAAGTTCGCCGTTCGCGGCTTCACCGAGTCACTGCGCCAGGAAATGCTGATCGCCAAGAACCCGGTGAAGGTGACGTGCGTGCACCCTGGCGGCATCAAGACGGCCATCGCGCGCAACGCCACTGCCGGACCGGGTGAGGACCTCGCCTCGTTCTCCGAGTTCTTCGATCGCAAGTTGGCGCGCACCACTCCGGAGGATGCAGCCAAGACCATCGTGAACGGGGTTCGCAAAGGCAGGCCCCGCGTGCTGATCGGAATGGACGCGATCGCGCTCGACGCGTGGGTTCGTCTTGTCGGTTCGGGGTACCAACGCGTCGTGGCCACCATCGCCGGCCGAGTGATGCCCAAGTGA
- a CDS encoding multifunctional oxoglutarate decarboxylase/oxoglutarate dehydrogenase thiamine pyrophosphate-binding subunit/dihydrolipoyllysine-residue succinyltransferase subunit codes for MSSSSTSQFGQNQWLVDEMYQRFQDDPSSVDPSWHEFLTDYSPESANTGGGNGTATNGNAAAPAAVRTPPAAPKAAPPAPPAPPKAAAPAAPAAKPVAAPPTKPAPAAKAAPSKPAPAVGAEETKVLRGAAAAVVKNMSASLEIPTATSVRAIPAKLMFDNRIVINNHLARTRGGKISFTHLLGYAIIQAVNAFPNMNRHFAEINGKPNAVTPEHTNLGLAIDLPGKDGNRSLVVAAIRNTEAMNFVQFHAAYEDIVRRAREGKLTGEDFTGVTISLTNPGGIGTVHSVPRLMKGQGAIIGAGAMEYPAEFQGASDEKLAEMGVGKLMTLTSTYDHRIIQGAESGDFLRTIHNLLISDEFYDEIFHALGNPYEPVRWRKDVPEGAVDKNTRVLELIAAYRDRGHLMADTDPLQFVKDKFHSHPDLDVISHGLTLWDLDREFKVGGFHGKEKMKLRDVLSVLRDAYCRHVGVEYTHILETDQRQWIQDRVEGHHAKPTVAQQKYILSKLNAAEAFETFLQTKYVGQKRFSLEGAETVIPMMDAVIDQAAEHQLDEVVIGMPHRGRLNVLANIVGKPYSKIFTEFEGNMNPAAAHGSGDVKYHLGASGTYIQMFGDNDIAVSLTANPSHLEAVDPVLEGLVRAKQDILDKGEEGFTVLPLMLHGDAAFAGQGVVAETLNLSLLRGYRTGGTVHIVVNNQVGFTTAPEHSRSSEYCTDVAKMIAAPVFHVNGDDPEACVWVAQLAVDFREKFGKDVVIDLICYRRRGHNEGDDPSMTQPAMYDVIDTKRSVRKSYTESLIGRGDISLKEAEDALRDYQGQLERVFNEVRELEKFQPEPSESVELDQTPPARLTTAVAPDVLERIGDAFVNVPEGFTTHPRVKPVAEKRREMAREGHVDWAFAELLAFGSLAEQGALIRLAGQDSKRGTFTQRHSVLIDRKTGNEYSPIAEIAANAGNGGKFMVYDSALTEYAGLGFEYGYSVGNPDALVLWEAQFGDFVNGAQTIIDEFISSGEAKWGQLSDVVLLLPHGHEGQGPDHTSGRIERFLQLCAEGSMTVAVPSTPASYFHLLRRHHLDGIRRPLVVFTPKSMLRNKAAVSNVEDFTTGKFRSVFEEPNIESGEESRDQVKRVLLVSGKLYWELLAKKHKDNRNDVAIVRVEQLYPVPKRRLQETLDRYPNATEYRWVQEEPANQGAWPFLGLALPELLPDTLSGIRRISRRSMSAPSSGSSKVHAVEQQEILDEAFLPTN; via the coding sequence GTGAGCAGCAGTTCTACATCCCAATTCGGACAGAACCAGTGGCTGGTTGACGAGATGTACCAACGCTTCCAGGACGACCCGTCGTCCGTGGATCCCAGTTGGCACGAATTCTTGACCGATTACTCGCCGGAGTCGGCGAACACGGGGGGTGGAAATGGAACTGCCACAAATGGCAACGCAGCCGCCCCCGCCGCTGTGCGCACTCCGCCTGCTGCTCCAAAAGCCGCTCCGCCAGCACCCCCGGCTCCCCCGAAGGCAGCAGCACCCGCTGCGCCCGCAGCCAAGCCTGTAGCAGCACCTCCGACAAAGCCTGCTCCGGCCGCAAAGGCCGCTCCCTCGAAGCCGGCTCCGGCCGTCGGCGCAGAAGAGACGAAGGTTCTCCGCGGCGCGGCAGCCGCAGTCGTCAAGAACATGTCGGCCTCCCTCGAGATCCCGACTGCAACCAGCGTCCGCGCCATCCCCGCGAAGCTGATGTTCGACAACCGCATCGTCATCAACAACCACCTCGCGCGCACCCGCGGCGGCAAGATCTCGTTCACCCACCTGCTGGGTTACGCGATCATCCAGGCCGTCAACGCGTTCCCCAACATGAACCGGCACTTCGCCGAAATCAACGGCAAGCCGAACGCGGTCACACCCGAGCACACCAATCTCGGACTGGCGATCGACCTTCCCGGCAAGGACGGCAACCGCTCACTGGTCGTCGCCGCTATCCGGAACACCGAGGCGATGAACTTCGTCCAGTTCCACGCTGCATACGAGGACATCGTCCGCCGTGCTCGTGAAGGCAAGCTCACCGGCGAAGACTTCACCGGCGTCACCATCTCGCTGACCAACCCGGGCGGCATCGGCACGGTTCACTCCGTTCCTCGTCTGATGAAGGGCCAGGGTGCCATCATCGGCGCCGGCGCGATGGAGTACCCCGCAGAGTTCCAGGGCGCCAGCGACGAGAAGCTGGCCGAGATGGGCGTCGGCAAGCTGATGACGCTCACGTCGACGTACGACCACCGCATCATCCAGGGTGCCGAATCGGGCGATTTCCTGCGCACGATTCACAACCTGCTGATCAGCGACGAGTTCTACGACGAGATCTTCCACGCACTCGGCAACCCGTACGAGCCGGTTCGCTGGCGCAAGGACGTGCCGGAAGGCGCAGTCGACAAGAACACCCGTGTTCTCGAACTGATCGCTGCCTACCGCGACCGCGGCCACCTCATGGCTGATACGGACCCGTTGCAGTTCGTCAAGGACAAGTTCCACAGCCACCCCGACCTCGACGTCATCAGCCACGGCTTGACGCTGTGGGATCTGGACCGCGAGTTCAAGGTCGGCGGCTTCCACGGCAAAGAGAAGATGAAGCTGCGCGACGTGCTCAGCGTGCTGCGCGACGCGTACTGCCGCCACGTCGGTGTCGAGTACACGCACATCCTCGAGACGGATCAGCGTCAGTGGATCCAGGATCGGGTCGAAGGCCATCACGCCAAGCCGACGGTTGCTCAGCAGAAGTACATCCTGAGCAAGCTCAACGCTGCCGAGGCTTTCGAGACCTTCCTGCAGACCAAGTACGTCGGCCAGAAGCGCTTCTCGCTCGAGGGCGCCGAGACCGTCATCCCGATGATGGACGCCGTCATCGACCAGGCCGCCGAGCATCAGCTCGACGAGGTTGTCATCGGCATGCCGCACCGCGGTCGCCTCAATGTTCTGGCGAACATCGTCGGCAAGCCGTACTCGAAGATCTTCACCGAGTTCGAGGGCAACATGAACCCGGCAGCCGCTCACGGCTCCGGCGACGTGAAGTACCACCTCGGCGCTTCGGGCACCTACATCCAGATGTTCGGTGACAACGACATCGCCGTGTCCCTGACGGCCAACCCGTCGCACCTCGAAGCCGTCGACCCGGTCCTCGAAGGTCTGGTTCGCGCCAAGCAGGACATCCTCGACAAGGGCGAAGAGGGCTTCACCGTTCTCCCGCTCATGCTTCACGGTGACGCGGCATTTGCCGGTCAGGGTGTTGTCGCGGAAACGCTGAACCTGTCGCTGCTGCGTGGATACCGCACCGGCGGTACCGTCCATATCGTCGTGAACAACCAGGTCGGTTTCACCACCGCACCGGAACATTCACGTTCGTCCGAGTACTGCACGGACGTCGCGAAGATGATCGCCGCGCCGGTCTTCCACGTCAACGGTGACGACCCCGAGGCATGTGTCTGGGTTGCTCAGCTCGCTGTCGACTTCCGTGAGAAGTTCGGCAAGGACGTTGTCATCGACCTCATCTGCTACCGCCGTCGCGGTCACAACGAGGGCGACGACCCGTCGATGACCCAGCCGGCGATGTACGACGTCATCGACACCAAGCGCAGCGTTCGTAAGAGCTACACCGAGTCCCTCATCGGCCGCGGTGACATCTCGCTCAAGGAAGCCGAAGACGCACTTCGCGACTACCAGGGCCAGCTCGAACGGGTCTTCAACGAGGTCCGTGAGCTCGAGAAGTTCCAGCCCGAACCGTCGGAGTCCGTCGAACTCGACCAGACTCCCCCGGCTCGCCTCACGACGGCTGTTGCTCCTGATGTTCTCGAGCGCATCGGCGACGCGTTTGTCAACGTCCCGGAGGGCTTCACCACGCACCCGCGTGTCAAGCCGGTCGCAGAGAAGCGACGCGAAATGGCCCGCGAGGGTCACGTCGACTGGGCATTCGCCGAGTTGCTCGCGTTCGGTTCGCTGGCCGAGCAGGGCGCACTGATTCGTCTTGCGGGTCAGGACTCCAAGCGGGGAACGTTCACGCAGCGTCACTCCGTGCTCATCGACCGTAAGACCGGCAACGAGTACAGCCCGATCGCCGAGATCGCTGCCAATGCCGGTAACGGTGGCAAGTTCATGGTCTACGACTCCGCACTCACCGAGTACGCGGGTCTGGGCTTCGAGTACGGCTACTCCGTGGGCAACCCGGACGCTCTCGTGCTCTGGGAAGCGCAGTTCGGTGACTTCGTCAACGGTGCGCAGACCATCATCGACGAGTTCATCAGCTCGGGTGAAGCCAAGTGGGGTCAGCTCTCCGACGTCGTTCTGCTTCTGCCGCACGGCCACGAAGGCCAGGGCCCGGACCACACGTCCGGTCGTATCGAGCGTTTCCTCCAGCTGTGCGCCGAGGGTTCGATGACGGTTGCCGTTCCGTCCACGCCGGCAAGCTACTTCCACTTGCTGCGTCGCCATCACCTCGACGGCATCCGCCGCCCGCTGGTGGTGTTCACGCCCAAGTCGATGCTGCGTAACAAGGCTGCAGTCAGCAACGTCGAAGACTTCACCACCGGCAAGTTCCGGTCGGTCTTCGAAGAGCCGAACATCGAGAGTGGCGAAGAGTCGCGCGATCAGGTCAAGCGCGTTCTGCTGGTCAGCGGCAAGCTGTACTGGGAACTGCTGGCCAAGAAGCACAAGGACAACCGCAACGACGTCGCCATCGTGCGCGTCGAGCAGCTGTACCCGGTGCCGAAGCGTCGCCTGCAGGAAACCTTGGATCGGTACCCGAACGCAACCGAGTACCGCTGGGTCCAGGAAGAGCCGGCCAACCAGGGCGCATGGCCGTTCCTCGGCCTGGCTCTGCCGGAACTCCTGCCGGACACGTTGAGCGGTATCCGTCGCATTTCGCGTCGTTCGATGTCTGCACCTTCCTCGGGCTCGAGCAAGGTTCACGCTGTCGAACAGCAGGAAATCCTCGACGAGGCATTCCTGCCGACCAACTGA
- a CDS encoding alpha/beta hydrolase translates to MSTFTLPLPVVAFLLKPYFRLAFNSRLPYRVQRLLLEAGAPLQQIPAGAVVRPLELACRPAERITVGATERPSAVLYLHGGAYTLGSLNTHRSLAAHLARESSRAVFTLDYRLAPENPYPAALDDAAAAYMQLITEFDYRPEQVAIAGDSAGGGLAVATALRLIERHGVQPGALALISPWVDPGDRSAGKKADLVVNTGWSFDAADAYLGHGNRTDPGYAPMHGNLETLPPTRIHIGSSEVLYPQVVEFADKLTAAGVDVSLIEYARLWHVAHAQASLVSEAADAIADLGQFLTSHDARAADTSADAVRH, encoded by the coding sequence GTGAGCACGTTCACCCTTCCGCTACCCGTGGTCGCCTTTCTGTTGAAGCCGTACTTCCGTCTGGCATTCAACTCACGGCTGCCGTATCGGGTTCAGCGTCTGCTACTCGAGGCCGGAGCTCCTCTGCAGCAGATTCCAGCGGGCGCCGTCGTGCGCCCGCTGGAACTCGCCTGCCGACCCGCCGAACGAATCACAGTGGGGGCCACCGAACGCCCGTCGGCAGTGCTGTACTTGCACGGCGGCGCATACACACTGGGGTCACTGAACACACACCGCAGCCTGGCCGCACATCTGGCACGCGAATCTTCCCGAGCTGTCTTCACATTGGACTACCGGCTCGCTCCGGAAAACCCCTATCCCGCGGCGCTCGACGACGCCGCCGCGGCCTACATGCAACTGATCACCGAATTCGACTACCGGCCCGAGCAGGTTGCCATTGCCGGCGACAGCGCCGGCGGCGGTTTGGCGGTGGCAACGGCACTTCGCCTCATCGAGCGTCACGGCGTACAACCTGGGGCGCTGGCACTGATCTCACCCTGGGTGGACCCCGGGGATCGCAGTGCCGGAAAGAAAGCCGATCTGGTCGTCAACACCGGCTGGTCGTTCGACGCCGCCGACGCCTACCTCGGACACGGCAACCGCACAGATCCCGGCTACGCGCCCATGCACGGAAACCTCGAAACTCTGCCGCCCACAAGGATTCACATCGGATCAAGTGAAGTCCTCTACCCTCAGGTCGTGGAATTCGCGGACAAACTCACCGCAGCGGGCGTCGACGTGTCGCTGATCGAATACGCACGGTTGTGGCATGTCGCGCACGCCCAGGCGTCGCTCGTCTCCGAAGCTGCCGACGCGATAGCCGATCTGGGACAATTCCTGACATCACACGATGCCCGCGCCGCGGACACGTCAGCCGATGCGGTCCGTCATTGA